One window of the Lepidochelys kempii isolate rLepKem1 chromosome 23, rLepKem1.hap2, whole genome shotgun sequence genome contains the following:
- the LOC140902140 gene encoding matrix metalloproteinase-9-like — MPSGVRLLAWGWLLLPVCRALEDCAACVFPFIYRGRSYPTCTQDGSWARWTLWCATTASYDQDSRWKRCYETEYGGNTGGQPCVFPFVYRGRVFYTCTDEAAKPRRFWCATTGNYDRDRRWSYCPDTLLAGNSTALCAFPFTYQNRTYLGCTADGDASGRPWCSLTRNYDVDQKRTYCLDSGS, encoded by the exons ATGCCGTCTGGTGTCAGGCTCCTGGCCTGGGGCTGGCTGCTCCTGCCCGTCTGCAGGGCACTGGAAG ACTGCGCCGCCTGCGTCTTCCCCTTCATCTACCGGGGGCGATCGTACCCCACGTGCACCCAGGATGGGAGCTGGGCCAGGTGGACATTGTGGTGCGCCACCACCGCCAGCTACGATCAGGACTCCCGCTGGAAGCGCTGCTATGAGACGG AGTATGGAGGCAACACGGGTGGCCAGCCCTGCGTCTTCCCCTTCGTGTACCGGGGCCGGGTGTTCTACACCTGCACTGACGAGGCTGCCAAGCCACGCAGGTTCTGGTGTGCTACCACTGGGAATTACGACCGGGACCGGCGCTGGAGCTACTGCCCTGATACCC TACTGGCTGGGAATTCCACAGCTCTCTGTGCCTTCCCGTTCACCTACCAGAACCGGACCTACCTGGGCTGCACGGCAGATGGGGATGCCAGTGGGAGGCCCTGGTGCTCTCTGACCAGAAACTACGACGTGGACCAGAAACGCACGTACTGTCTGGACTCAG GGAGTTAG